Within Topomyia yanbarensis strain Yona2022 chromosome 2, ASM3024719v1, whole genome shotgun sequence, the genomic segment tagattagcgccggcttaacAGAACTTCTCCTCGAACGGGatatcacgtttgatcagtcgtttgattgaaacacatagtgtgttttagttttaagggatttgcgtcaagccggcgctaatctattccgacaatgtgttagtgtcggtttctgatgaggcgaagccgaaacgcaacatagtatgaaataaggatttgtgccctcctgtacaaagactggtttttaccaacaaattttcaccctagtgagaaattttggtttttaccaaattttcctccttagggtgaaatatagcatagtgctttcgcataggcctgctaagccaagacaagtttcggcttcacttgtgtctcatcggcataaacagaacttctccTCGAACGGGatatcacgtttgatcagtcgtttgattgaaacacatagtgtgttttagttttaagggatttgcgtcaagccggcgctaatctattccgacaatgtgttagtgtcggtttctgatgaggcgaagccgaaacgcaacatagtatgaaataaggatttgtgccctcctgtacaaagactggtttttaccaacaaattttcaccctagtgagaaattttggtttttaccaaattttcctccttagggtgaaatatagcatagtgcagaTTACTACTTCCAATACTTCAGAGAAATGATGATTCCTGAGTGATTTGCATTGACATGACGTATAGTCATAGTTTAGTTTACATTCACAATGAAAACTTCGATAGCTAGGGTGATTCGACAAATGCCCAGCCACAATCTGACCTTATGGCGATTCCAAGAAAACAAACgaacggtagatcggcggcgcgccgccgatgcatttttcccgcgccgacaattcgcgagctCTAAAATTATTGGCTcctaattttatccacaaatctaggaactttgtctatggaccgaatatacgacgttaactgattcatgatttatcacatcttgatcattatttggtattagtggtcgtcaattgtttatttgtttatttgttcaatacatcaacaggcatatcaaagccccaatgatgttgaCTTAAATACTAGTCTAAATACTAACAATCAAGTACACAAAAACAATAgtcatacaataattaaaaacaaataaaaaggtcaagtgttgttagcttattgattaaatagtctggaaaaacgtatacgcagattttgtcgagaaacgttgaaatcaaatgccgtagctgcctggttaaaaatttgttgcagaccagtgatggctccatacatactatagttagtgcgtcggaatggtaatctgagcataatgttgttgcgtagtgttcgaggagcgacgtttatgttgatttgttccagaatagctggggcatctatacgaccttgcagagtgtcagcgatgaacaaggctcttgcagtattccttcgaacatgtaggggctctagttgaatTAGCTGACAGCGGTTTTCATAGCGAGGTAGTCGggaaggatctctccacggcaatctacgaagcgcgaaacgtaaaaagcgacgctgaacggactctattctctcaatgccattattgtagtttggacttcaaacttcagagcaatattctagaattgattgaaattggattacaaaattaaaataatcttgatattttctcgacaaccattacacgacactcgttatataattcaaagatccattcttgcttcatcaactggttatgattgtgagcatataagtttcaattaacCATTCgtggtccacaaattaaaaaaaaaacttccactttcaagataaatatgcctgaaatttacgattatgtgcccGATCCCaatctttgcacgtaattaatttcattggaacgcagtgtattattcattgattttttaaccgattcttaattcctaatatgctacacacgattcaccagtcgagctcgtgaaactgttcatgatgtaattcatgaagtaaataattttccacataatcttattatacttacgtaaaaaattacaaggaactcagactattattcatggatgtGGATTATTAATCTATGCGAGCTATTgcgtacaactgctagcaaccagtctcataggcacgagcattagatacaaagacattactaggacctgtaaccctgttattactttgttaaaattcagagaaatgttcggaattaaatgaaactgcgctgagcaaaatacattacctaaccACAATTCATGcccgtgaaataatttagaaaactataagacacgtgactctgtgtaaaaaatccaacggtaagctcaagactaaaatatcacgattacacgacgagaatttacgaaaatccttgcacgtcgttcaattcttgactgttttagtcaataaagttaatacaaatcaatgtttcattgagttatgaattagaatcataaaaatatttaacatattcagacacaaccacctactaaacatttgagtataatgtcatcttttttttgtgtgaactagttttgtgaaaacacaaaaattattttcaatgcgtggtttatttaataattgattgaatcgttacctatttaaaaaaaaaatctcgaagaatagttgagcaaagtgatcttgacttttcgcgacgcagGTGaacagatgtggcgatgcagagggtaagatttctagtctcctaaattatgcatcgtatgatctagccccactcaagaaagattttcagtgccagttgcaccagcccggtatcacagacaaataagacgtaacacgagatgaattttcatcactcttagaaaaaaacggtcgatttcaattacaaattggtggcgttagtgaagagatttgGACACAGaactaaatgcgttacttagtttccgcacccatccgaaaacgttacggtctttttaatctaatgcaaatcaaaacaaacaatatgggccggaaatgtgaaattcactcttgtcgaagtgcccaaggtgggagttgttcacaaccatttcttaagttacaacacgatgccaatCGGTGACCAAGCACATAACAGGATGTTAGTAGTTTAATTGATTTGGTGTATCGAATGTAttcaatggattagaatttgttggtccccggaactgctggagaaattggcggggtgcaggtgctacgaaaactagagatacgctcaggccattttcaatcagacttgtttagtgatcagtttcaacctaacaggagctaacacgtTAAGTCatggaatgattatgattgatagtaactgtatatttaggtttcgtcagggtgtagaacTGTATGAttgcagcacatcgagcatactttgcactcaaaatAGAAGCAGGtcgtacgttgtaagaaaatgtagtaccagggaatcgtattccttatcattgtggcgattttgtacttacaagaagtaaaagtaaacaccagcctggaaaatgaagtaatgtgtctaccttgaaaggtgtccttacacgatcattaaaagtgatatttctgcgcagtaatactaataataacgcctcgtgttagggtacctgatatctgcgggattctaaaagagcgatggtaaacaacccagggacaacttgacagatagtgcttgtttcatatatgcaccaccgatttgatggtggcgctagtatgccttctctgtatgagtaccacgaacaacgaaacgaaaaagtttcaagagaaaagcgtgcttcgttacgtgtgttgtgaacgccgtcaatgcggctagaacaacatttagaaaaagcttactccaaaatgtgaataaagaaaactattattagaaaataaatttatccctaactgaaacCCGTCAGCaaattacataaatcttattaatatttagctggaagttTGTTTTTAACAACTGGCTCCCTTCCTttctaaacatgttttggttttcttgttgtgtgaagtttgaaatcgttaaatcattggtgctttttatctcgagaattgtaaatgaaaaacattttggccaatgaaagtacatcaccaccaagcttaacaattcgttttgagtagaatttgtgtttttatcagaattctagctGCAAAAaaatggtagaaatgcttaaattgattattttccacagatatggaaaacaatacatgggatgcgcctttttcaaattttgctccattcgagccgccatgacatcaccaaatcacccttaaaatttgcttatgaattcaatatatggtagctgtcaattgtccccgggtttacggtaaagatgactaaatagaaacaaaaaacaatgaaacgacaacaacaattaatttcctcaaacagaacaaaaattgttttaccgttgcttaatttcccaaatatagaacaataaataattattatgggtcattgaaatacagtcgttactctgcactcttcaaatttgtccattgcaatcattattttatgcaaagtcgtagtatgcgacatcgacaatttttctatttcgttcttcaaattttacaactgtaaaaatagttccacctttcatttattatcttgcatttggcaagcagagtgggcactattggagcttcagttgaaaaaaattttgatatggttgcgagaattacattttgtgcaatgtgttcaacagatgtcgctagtacatcgtgggcgatgatttttttagattttctttaagctgtaacgtttgtttgtatgtgctgtgaagtctgttacaatagaaaccgaaaatttgggaaagaaATTGTAcagtcaagatttttttttttagttacatagcgtcaatattcgtcacgccgacacacgccggcgcgccgccgccggtggggtccaacggcgtgacgccgccaacgccgccggccaaaaatgtcgctctcgtcgccgccgattaaaaatgcatcggcgcacacctctagtcaATATGGAGAAAATGATGCAGTAGTTTGAAACTGCCGATACCGCCTGGAAGTTTAGCCCTCCTCTCCATATGGGAAGAAGTTGGGAGAGGCTGATACAGACAGTGAAAAGGAACTTAAATGTGATAAACCCGCCACCCGCCAAATAGAATGAACGACGAGGAACTAATAAATGTctttattgaaattgaaaacaTTGTCAATTCAAGACCCTTGACACACGTGGCGATAGATGACGATAACAGCGCAGCGTTAACGCCGAACCACTTTTTGCTGGGTTCGTTGTCAGGACTAAATCCAGTTACCATAGCTACCGACGCAGCAGCAGGACATTGCGACATGGATGGAAGGCTTCTTAGTCAATCCCTGATCGTTTCTGGAAGAAGTGGGTGACTGACTATCTTCCCACCATTACCCGTCGGACGAAATGGTTCTTCAAGACTAAACCGATAGAAAACGGCGACATTGTTGTGATCGTCGACCCCAAATATCCACGAAACTGTTGGCCTAAAGTGTGAACCACAGATTCGCTAAGGAAGGATTTTTGCTAACAGTATTAGATATCTGTTAGCGTACGACTAAGAGCACCCGCACCAATGCGTTGCTAGTCGGACTGCTATAGCATGCTAGATTGACAACATCATTCGTTACTATTTTGGTTAACGACCGAGTTACGCACCGGTCGTTGCTATCATGGTTGTTATTTTATCTTTCCCTTTTCGCACCGGTAGTTGGTAAATAAAGTTGCTACCCGTAGGTAGAAAAAAATAATGGAGAACGCGGATGTCTTTCTTGAGTATTTTTCTGATTCGAGCGATGAAGAAAATCATTTCGCGGAACAAATATTGATATACGCATATGGAACGACAAATTCAATCACCCGAAGAAGCCGAGGTGGTTCCCAACCTGGAAAACGACCGAATATTGACCGACGAGCAGAGGAAGGTGCCATTCGATTGTTCAAAGATTACTTTTCGGAAACACCTATATATACGGATGAACAATTTCGTCGACGTTATCGGATGCATcgaaaattgtttttgaaaattaaaacgAAGATTGAAACAAACGAATACTTTATTCAAAAACCAGACGCAACTGGAAAATTGGGACTGACATGCATCCAGAAATGCACGGCTGCTATTCGTCAGTTAGCATATGGATCACCGTCGGATGCAATGGACGAATACGTTCGAATCGGCGAATCTACAGCTCGAAAGTGTTTGATGGAATTTTGTCGCACGGTTGACACAATATTTAGCGATGAATTCCTACGCTCACCCACGCGTTCAGATTTGAAGCGTCTACTTAAAGTCGGAAATGAGCGAGGTTTTCCGGGTATGCTGGGATCGTTAGATTGCTGCCATTGGCAGTGGAAGAACTGTCCTACTGCTTGGGCAGGGCAGTATAAAGGTAAAGAGAAGAAACCTACTATTGTTCTTGAAGTGGTTGCATCGTACGACTTATGGATATGGCATGCATTCTTTGGTATGCCAGGATCAAACAATGATATTACTGTACTGCATAGGTCCCCTCTATTTTCAAACCTATATAGCGGCAAAACACCATCAGTGAAGTATGAGGTTAATGGTCACACTTACAATACCGGGTACTATTTAGCAGACGGAATATATCCTCCACTTGCCACACTTGTGCAAACTATAGCGTCGCCCGTTGGCCAAAAGCGCAAGGTATGTTGTAGTCTATACTTTGTTTGTctagaaagaaaaattttaaaagatgTTAATGAACACTTAGTCCGTATGTATGTCTCATTCCTGAAAAGTTAAATTACAACAAATGATATTATTCGTGTAATAAGAATCCTTGTAACTGCATTTTTGCCTacaaaaattatagtaaatagtccattttacttattttatttgtttttttgcaGTACTTCGCAGAAAGGCAAGAGTCTACTAGAAAAGATGTGGAACGCGCCTTCGGTGTGTTGATGGCACGGTTTGCCATTATAAAAAATCCGGCTAGGTTGTGGAATAAAGAGGATTTGAAATCTATTATGCGCACCTGTATAATTCTTCATAACATGATCATTGAAGATGAACGGGAAGATTTAACGTCATACGATATAGAGGAAAGCAATGTTCATGAAGTAGTGAGACCAGTTGATGATTTTACAGCGTTTCTGGGTCGATACAGAGAAGTACATAACACCAGCCTTCATCATCAACTACAGAATGACCTGATTGAGCATCTTTGGAATATGAAAGGGGATGAAGAGTAGTTTTATATTCACTACACTACTAATTCATATTCTtgtatgtaaaattaaatcttTCCACAAATTCACACATctttttcataatttatttaACATGGCTGAATGaattagcataactgagccgcgattctttttttatttttacagtaTGCGCAAAAAACTAACGCTAATTTAATATCTATTGGTCGGGTCGTGTTGTCATGTCGTTCGCTGGCGGAGGAGTATTAGTTGTGTTGTCTGTCGCAGCTTGGCTTGGAGacaattcgtcgctgttgtgctatcttatgacaagcgccatttagcacttttcgagaaaaacgatttttaaagtttgagattgaatatcttaaaatttataaatgttagaagctttttggagaaggcattcgatgcttctatcttttctgaagtaaactctcgatttgtgcgaagatcggttgactatatttacagtttttgcttaaagtgtaaaccaaagtcgctcacatacgtgtcataagtgtgtattgatgataaaatatgtatgacgtgtcacaaatgtgtacagaagatttcatataaaaatgaattataactgattcgtaaaattatgcgttatagatcactatgttcaatattatacttttccatgcgatagcagcaatatcaggttacaaaatgatggtattagaacacaaagtttttccaattttcctcctttattcaggaagaacaatgaacaaaaattggtttcattgacaatttagagacaatgtatatcaaacaatgttattgttgaaaggtgactagacgaaacaaatgttcttcttgcataatccatcactacatttcggtatactttccgCAACAAGtagaaatctcaaaaggaaatttgttcaataatcatgaatatataAACCAACCATTGGCAGAAAAAAACTacggtaggaaaagttttgctcccgagacaagaacctagctaatgcttatggttgatctgcataggaattacctatgtcatcagagacatctgttggcttgctataagcttttcggcttgtagcaagccaacaaactaagaatgttgtctcttttttctttgtcataagatagcacaactcgatcactcgagaaattggcgcttgtcacAATCGTGTTTTGCTATATCTCAAGaacccagcagaatttcaaaattctgaaaacgcgaccgtatggagattttaaaacttagtaacatggcatatctaactcagttcaccccaaaatggcgtttgtcataagatagcacaacagcgccGAATTGGCATAATCGATGTTACTTTGCTGTTGGTGAGGAAACTGATTTCCTGgtacgtgtattcttgaatgatcgcgtgcGGACCTTGATactgatgcttaattttaaatgtatgGTAGAAGGTGGAAGAGAGTCAGTTTCCCCATGTAGCTAGAATTCCCTGTTATGTCACCATGGGACGTGTTGTCTAGAGAACATGagtgtcattttttattggtccagctgaaggcatgagtctaggttGCTAGGACCGAGGCTATACTTCCAGACGTAACCGTTTCTTGATCGCACGAGTGGTGGGATAATGCTTAAGACCGCATTTGCAAGTTTATAGGTGCTacaacgtttacttaactaccggggtgttttaatgttggcgataCCGCGGACATAAGTATATGTAGATGTTGCAATTGCATGATCATGAACACGGGCGCGTGTGGGTTCGCGTTTGTAGATTTGTGAATGCTATCAGGATCATTCTATCAACGGGGACTATCGTGCTTgggagatcgcgggcgtaggcgTGCGTGAATGGTCGCGGAGGGCTGCCAAAgataataatttaaggtgttgttgaagttgataatcgaaataaaatgatcgaaaaagagaagggaaatgaaaaaaatgctccgaagcgcaaacgtTATCGTCACACAACTGAGCCATGTGAGCcgaaatgcacaacttcaattccacactctggtgaCGACGAGAACaacgaagaagtcattcgcaagtacaaagtCAGGTGTAgctgttgaaaaaatatgttattTCCATCCGCGGttttatgatttttcacatcatttgccacatcctcattttcttacctaaATGACGTCAAGGGATTGAATGTATTATTTGTGTTaccaattttaaaataatttgcaGTATTCACAGACGTCAAAGAAAAGTTGGaccactgattttctaggcgtgtacattgttttattgaacctcgaatatagtgatCTATCGTACTCCTAGATTTTATAAACATCAAAATAAAGTAATTCAACAGCAGTCAATAGAAGTATTGTAACCTTAATATGAgttcaagttttaaaaaatcggcCGAGAATGCACTGAGAAATGGGTGTAGCATCAacttatagcgttttcgttttttcttggtgctacaccggtgtagtgcaaagaaagagatagactgactACACCCAAGTTtaaatgagtgtagcaccgactacaccggtgtagtgcactgtcaaaaacaaaaatgccatTAGTAACATGACAAGTTACCCGGGGcaccaagaaccgtcataggtggccaatgatGTCAAAACGATTTGGACGTGCTTCTGCAAGTAACTTTGCACCCATATTAAcatatttttcgtcattttaaaatcttaGTGTTATCAGATTATTTGGAAATTTACTGTATGCCGCACTCCTCTACCTGTATCTATGGAACCGGATCTACGaattaataaaaactgtttaaaCTAAGTTTAAACAAACCGGTTTAGCCAGCCCCGAAAAACTTTAAAGGCATTAtctgacacacacatacacagccatacatacatacacacaaaaatTTTCCGATGTCGACGCACTGATGTCGAATGGCATGTGCCACTTGCTTTATACAAGAAAGGTAACGAGATACCTGGAAGTATTTTTTCGCATTCCTTGAACGTTACTTCATATCATATTAAACTGAAAAATACAGAAAGTGCTCTGGAGATATAATATTTTGAGAAATCAATATCACTTAATTCGCTGCAAAAatatcaatgggaaagtggGGTTTTCCAGACAGAGGTATATGTAATATACACCCGCCCGAAGGTCtgtaggaaacgaaactacagacatgccaaaatcgcaatcttctcggatagccaagcagcactgttggcattaaggtcgtcgaaatgtgagtccaaTCTGTTTTGTgagtgcatcacatctttacaacaactggcaactcggaataaagtGATCATATTCTGGGTACCTGGCCACCAAGGAAACAATGGTAACGAAGTGGCTGATGAATTAGCCAGGCGTGGTTCATCAAGCTTGTTTGTTGGACTAAAACCATTTTTTGGTATATCTATCTGTGTAATCAAACTAGAACTGTCAActtg encodes:
- the LOC131679912 gene encoding uncharacterized protein LOC131679912, which gives rise to MENADVFLEYFSDSSDEENHFAEQILIYAYGTTNSITRRSRGGSQPGKRPNIDRRAEEGAIRLFKDYFSETPIYTDEQFRRRYRMHRKLFLKIKTKIETNEYFIQKPDATGKLGLTCIQKCTAAIRQLAYGSPSDAMDEYVRIGESTARKCLMEFCRTVDTIFSDEFLRSPTRSDLKRLLKVGNERGFPGMLGSLDCCHWQWKNCPTAWAGQYKGKEKKPTIVLEVVASYDLWIWHAFFGMPGSNNDITVLHRSPLFSNLYSGKTPSVKYEVNGHTYNTGYYLADGIYPPLATLVQTIASPVGQKRKYFAERQESTRKDVERAFGVLMARFAIIKNPARLWNKEDLKSIMRTCIILHNMIIEDEREDLTSYDIEESNVHEVVRPVDDFTAFLGRYREVHNTSLHHQLQNDLIEHLWNMKGDEE